The Penaeus monodon isolate SGIC_2016 chromosome 5, NSTDA_Pmon_1, whole genome shotgun sequence genome window below encodes:
- the LOC119573529 gene encoding RNA-binding protein Raly-like produces MVKTEGETVEIEVKAVETEVETVETEVETVETVVETMETEVETVDTDVEMVEMEVKTVCLRWWIRRNIDTDCRNGGGGGDGGNGGGGGDGGNGGNGGSIDGCVIDCSLEKYLPHPSDCRKFIQCAPYGPEEMPCAPGTVWNQQKPTCDHEWASPCVTGSYLTPEGLPYGGGSNRNGGGNGEQSSKRWK; encoded by the exons ATGGTAAAAACGGAGGGGGAAACGGTGGAAATAGAGGTGAAGGcggtggaaacggaggtggagacggtggaaacggaggtggagacggtggaAACGGTGGTAGAGACgatggaaacggaggtggagacggtggaCACGGATGTGGAGATGGTGGAAATGGAGGTAAAGACGGTGTGTCTAAGATGGTGGATACGAAG AAACATAGATACAGACTGtagaaacggaggtggaggtggagacggcggaaacggaggtggaggtggagacggcggtAATGGAGGAAATGGTGGAAGCATCGACGGCTGCGTCATTGATTGCTCCCTCGAAAAGTATCTGCCACATCCAAGTGACTGCCGCAAGTTCATCCAGTGTGCCCCGTATGGTCCTGAAGAGATGCCTTGTGCTCCTGGAACGGTCTGGAACCAACAGAAACCCACCTGTGATCACGAATGGGCTTCTCCGTGTGTGACAGGCAGCTACTTGACTCCGGAAG GTCTGCCATATGGAGGAGGTAGTAACAGAAATGGAGGTGGAAACGGTGAACAATCGTCGAAACGGTGGAAATGA
- the LOC119573530 gene encoding uncharacterized protein LOC119573530 encodes MTETVVETLGTSATASQPMGIAHGKHMLPRHVPKVVEHVKKRVRKQRVSNDCGNRSKESGSIESGNKKFGRKEFEGKDYGSKEFGSTESRNKESRSKEYGSTESRNKESRSKEYGSTESRNKESRKAESPEIKSRKAKSLEAKSLEAKSLEAKCQETKNLLVKSPRAKSGSKESSGDGGNGGGDGGNGDGNEKEGLFPHPRDCKKWIHCSHSIPFVKKCPLHLHFNPVKRVCDWPFNAQCIATPDADCQIPESVLPTQPPDMKPDICDCECCLRPHPEDCTAYYYCEPNASAVFHTCSEGLVFNPQLSQCVLQVDYPQYQPETPNMRSYVRMFVSCSQLLRILQM; translated from the exons ATGACAGAAACAGTGGTGGAGACGTTGGGAACATCTGCTACTGCAAGCCAGCCAATGGGGATTGCTCATGGGAAGCATATGTTGCCAAGACATGTCCCAAAAGTTGTGGAACATGTAAAGAAG agAGTCCGGAAGCAAAGAGTAAGCAATGACTGTGGAAACAGAAGTAAAGAGTCTGGAAGCATAGAATCTGGAAACAAGAAGTTCGGAAGGAAAGAGTTCGAAGGCAAAGACTATGGAAGCAAGGAGTTCGGAAGCACAGAGTCAAGAAACAAAGAATCAAGAAGCAAAGAGTACGGAAGCACAGAGTCAAGAAACAAAGAATCAAGAAGCAAAGAGTACGGAAGCACAGAGTCAAGAAACAAAGAATCAAGAA AAGCAGAAAGTCCGGAAATAAAGAGTCGGAAGGCAAAGAGTCTGGAAGCAAAGAGTCTGGAAGCAAAGAGTCTGGAAGCAAAGTGTCAGGAAACAAAGAATCTCTTAGTAAAGAGTCCAAGAGCAAAGTCCGGAAGCAAAGAATCTAGTGGAGAcggtggaaacggaggtggagacggtggaAATGGAGATGGAAATG AAAAGGAAGGTCTTTTCCCTCACCCCCGGGATTGTAAGAAATGGATTCACTGTTCTCACAGTATACCATTTGTCAAGAAGTGTCCCCTCCATCTTCATTTCAATCCCGTCAAACGAGTGTGTGACTGGCCGTTTAATGCCCAGTGTATCGCTACTCCTGATGCTGACTGCCAGATTCCAGAGTCTGTGCTTCCCACACAGCCCCCTGATATGAAGCCTGACATTTGTGACTGTGAGTGCTGCCTCAGACCTCATCCCGAGGATTGCACAGCCTACTATTACTGTGAG CCAAATGCAAGCGCCGTATTCCACACCTGCTCCGAAGGGCTTGTGTTCAACCCACAGTTGAGTCAATGTGTTCTTCAAGTAGATTACCCACAGTATCAACCTGAAACACCCAACATGCGATCCTACGTGCGAATGTTTGTATCCTGCTCACAGCTGCTCAGAATACTACAGATGTAA